The uncultured Cohaesibacter sp. genome segment TGATGTAGGACAGGATCGCACCCGAGGAGCCGACCAGAGCGCCAACGACGATCAACAGATCGTTGCCGAGCGTGAAGCCGATGGCAGCTGCGGCCCAACCGGAATAGGAGTTGAGCATGGAGACCACGACGGGCATGTCGGCGCCGCCGATGCCCATGATCAGGTGCCAGCCGATAAGGCCTGCGAGGATGGCGACTGCGATCATGGTCCAGATGCCAGCGCCGGAGACATACATGATGCCCAGCACCAGAGAGGCCAGAGCCATGCCAGCATTCAAGGCGTGACCACCGGGCCACTGTTTTGGTTTGCCGTCAATCTTGCCTGCCAATTTGCCAAAGGCAACGACAGAGCCGGTGAATGTGACCGCACCGATGAAGATTCCGAGGAAGACCTCGACCTTCAGAACAGACTGCTCTGCAACAGTCTTGTGGGCCAGAACCGCAGCAAAGCCTTCAAGCGCTTTGCGGGCTTCACCATCAAGGCTGAGCACATGGGACAATTCCAAGTCGGCATTCATGCCGATAAAGACCGCAGCGAGACCGACCAGCGAGTGCATGGCGGCAACCAGCTGAGGCATTTCAGTCATCTGGACGCGTTGGGCAATGAAGTAGCCGATTACGCCGCCGCCAAGAATGAGCAGGACGGAGAGTGGCCACAGGCCAGAGCCCGGTCCGACGATGGTTGCCAGCACGGCGAGCGCCATGCCAACCATGCCGTAATAAACCGCGCGCTTGGCGCTTTCCTGATTGGACAGACCGCCCAGCGACAGGATGAAGAGAACAGCCGCAACCACATAGGCAGCCGTTGTGAATCCGAATTCCATAGTCCCGGCCTCCTTACGATTTCTGGAACATGGCGAGCATACGCCGGGTGACGAGGAAGCCGCCGAAGATGTTGATGCCTGCCATGAAGATCGACAGAGCAGCCAACACAATCACCAGCGACGAGCCCGATCCGATCTGCATCAGAGCGCCCAGGATAATGATCGACGAAATGGCGTTGGTGATGGCCATCAGCGGGGTATGCAGCGAGTGCGAGACATTCCAGATCACCTGGAAGCCCACAAAGCAGGCCAGCACAAAGACGATGAAATGCTGCATGAAGCTGGCCGGAGCAAAGGCACCAATGAACAGCATCAACAGGCCACCACCGGCCAGAAGTTTGATCTGGCTCTTGGTCTGCTGCTTGAAGGCTTCGACTTCTGCTGCGCGTTTTTCTTCTGGCGTCAGCTCCTTGACCTCTTTTTTCGGCTGAGCCGCGATCGCCGCAATTTTCGGCGGTGGAGGTGGGAAGGTGATGTCGCCTTCAAAGGTGACGGTTGCACCGCGGATCACGTCATCTTCCATATTGTGAACCACATGGCCGTCTTTTTCCGGTGTCAGGTCGGTCATCATATGGCGGATGTTGGAAGCGTAAAGCTCGGAAGACTGAGCAGCCATACGGGACGGGAAGTCAGTATAGCCAACGATGGTCACGCCATTGTCGGTGACGATTTTCTCGTCCTTGACGGTGCCTTCAACGTTGCCGCCGCGTTCTGCAGCCAAGTCTACAATCACCGAACCGGGTTTCATCGCCGCAACCATGTCAGCAAGCCAGAGCTTTGGTGCCGGACGGTTCGGGATCAGCGCCGTGGTAATGACGATGTCCATGTCAGAGGCGATTTCGCGGAATTTAGCGAGCTGCGCATTGCGGAATTCTTCGGACTGAACGGATGCATAGCCGCCGGTCGAAGACCCATCCTGCTGCTCTTCCTCGAAATCGAGATAGACAAATTCAGCCCCCATGGATTCGACCTGTTCAGCCACTTCGGGCCGAACGTCAAATGCGTAAGTCACAGCGCCAAGGGCAACGGACGTACCGATGGCAGCAAGACCTGCCACGCCCGCACCAACGATCAGCACTTTAGCAGGCGGAACCTTACCGGCGGCAGTGATCTGGCCGGTGAAGAAGCGGCCAAAATTATTGCCTGCTTCGATCACGGCACGATAACCGGCAATGTTTGCCATTGAAGACAGGGCGTCCATCTTCTGGGCGCGGGAGATGCGCGGGACCATTTCCATGGCGATAACATTGGCTTCTGCCGTTTTGGCAGCTTCCATGCCTTCTTCATTACCCGCCGGGTTGAAGAAGGAAATCAGGGTCTTGCCCTTGGCAAGATATTTCAGTTCACCGACTTCGGGCTGACGAACCTTGGCAACAATGTCGGCGGTCTGCCAAAGAGCGTCGGCATCAGCAACGATTTCCACACCGGCTTCTGCGTAAGCCTCATCTGAAAAACCGGCCAGAGCCCCCGCTCCGGTTT includes the following:
- a CDS encoding NAD(P)(+) transhydrogenase (Re/Si-specific) subunit beta, translated to MEFGFTTAAYVVAAVLFILSLGGLSNQESAKRAVYYGMVGMALAVLATIVGPGSGLWPLSVLLILGGGVIGYFIAQRVQMTEMPQLVAAMHSLVGLAAVFIGMNADLELSHVLSLDGEARKALEGFAAVLAHKTVAEQSVLKVEVFLGIFIGAVTFTGSVVAFGKLAGKIDGKPKQWPGGHALNAGMALASLVLGIMYVSGAGIWTMIAVAILAGLIGWHLIMGIGGADMPVVVSMLNSYSGWAAAAIGFTLGNDLLIVVGALVGSSGAILSYIMCKAMNRQFVSVILGGFGGSGGPVQEVSGEMIAIDADGVVSALDEADSVIIVPGYGLAVAQAQQSVAELTRRLRAKGKEVRFAIHPVAGRLPGHMNVLLAEAKVPYDIVLEMDEINDDFPETDVVIVIGSNDIVNPAAQDDPNSPIAGMPVLEVWKSKQVFVSKRGQGTGYSGIENPLFYKENTRMFYGDAKASLNTLLQSID
- a CDS encoding Re/Si-specific NAD(P)(+) transhydrogenase subunit alpha, which translates into the protein MKIGTPRELFEGEARVAMTPSSAKLLQKLGYDCVLETGAGALAGFSDEAYAEAGVEIVADADALWQTADIVAKVRQPEVGELKYLAKGKTLISFFNPAGNEEGMEAAKTAEANVIAMEMVPRISRAQKMDALSSMANIAGYRAVIEAGNNFGRFFTGQITAAGKVPPAKVLIVGAGVAGLAAIGTSVALGAVTYAFDVRPEVAEQVESMGAEFVYLDFEEEQQDGSSTGGYASVQSEEFRNAQLAKFREIASDMDIVITTALIPNRPAPKLWLADMVAAMKPGSVIVDLAAERGGNVEGTVKDEKIVTDNGVTIVGYTDFPSRMAAQSSELYASNIRHMMTDLTPEKDGHVVHNMEDDVIRGATVTFEGDITFPPPPPKIAAIAAQPKKEVKELTPEEKRAAEVEAFKQQTKSQIKLLAGGGLLMLFIGAFAPASFMQHFIVFVLACFVGFQVIWNVSHSLHTPLMAITNAISSIIILGALMQIGSGSSLVIVLAALSIFMAGINIFGGFLVTRRMLAMFQKS